From the Maioricimonas rarisocia genome, one window contains:
- a CDS encoding DUF1559 domain-containing protein: MQRHPDRHSRKRGFTLIELLVVIAIIAILVSLLLPAVQQAREAARRSECKNKLKQLALAIHNYHDTYSVFPPGTVNGAGRSGNPDDPNGCHGGGLLCIGGPWSVLILAHLDNAPLFQQHQTIVSERPEAVDWYGNGYYTSQGITIGSERIDIMNCPSHPGSDELMANGTGMEHLARGNYAASYGAGGYGSSYTKDRTVGGVFGNNSSYSMRDLTDGSSNTVMLSEVKYRLPGPSSTGDIRGTWAYGSMGSNIFSTLTAPNSNENDAIWGCRHYEGMPCGGSTTGGGAYQDLWAAARSYHVGGVQAAMADGSVRFVTENIDLGTWNALGTRGGGETLGDF; this comes from the coding sequence ATGCAACGTCATCCAGACCGGCACTCACGCAAACGTGGTTTCACACTGATCGAGCTGCTCGTCGTTATTGCGATTATCGCCATCCTCGTTTCGTTGCTGCTCCCCGCCGTCCAGCAGGCACGTGAAGCCGCCCGACGCTCGGAGTGCAAGAACAAGCTCAAGCAGCTTGCCCTGGCAATCCACAACTATCACGACACGTACAGCGTCTTTCCGCCAGGGACCGTTAACGGTGCCGGGCGCAGCGGTAATCCCGATGACCCCAACGGCTGCCACGGCGGTGGTCTCCTCTGCATCGGTGGTCCGTGGAGCGTCCTCATCCTCGCCCACCTCGATAACGCTCCCCTCTTCCAGCAGCATCAGACGATCGTCTCCGAACGGCCCGAAGCGGTCGACTGGTACGGCAACGGCTACTACACCAGCCAGGGGATCACGATCGGCAGCGAGCGGATCGACATCATGAACTGCCCCTCACATCCCGGTAGCGACGAACTGATGGCCAACGGGACCGGCATGGAACACCTGGCCCGCGGCAATTACGCCGCGTCGTATGGAGCCGGCGGTTACGGCTCGTCCTACACGAAAGACCGCACGGTGGGGGGCGTCTTCGGCAACAACTCCAGCTACAGCATGCGGGATCTCACCGACGGAAGCAGCAACACCGTCATGCTCAGCGAAGTCAAGTACCGCCTGCCCGGTCCGAGCAGCACCGGTGACATCCGCGGCACCTGGGCCTATGGCTCGATGGGGTCCAACATCTTCAGCACGCTCACCGCTCCGAACTCAAACGAAAACGATGCCATCTGGGGCTGCCGTCACTACGAAGGAATGCCGTGCGGAGGGAGCACGACCGGTGGCGGCGCTTATCAGGACCTGTGGGCGGCGGCTCGCAGTTACCACGTCGGTGGCGTCCAGGCCGCAATGGCTGACGGTTCCGTCCGATTCGTCACCGAAAACATCGACCTGGGCACCTGGAATGCTCTGGGAACCCGCGGCGGCGGCGAAACGCTCGGTGATTTCTGA
- a CDS encoding tetratricopeptide repeat protein — protein sequence MEQIISRFADVQLIQLAAVLPLCWMLTRSVIGRWQIPLGGLALLLSALAWWEHAIWHDHQSQVSLWPTVLHQMLVILPLAAGSLLWGHRLARFISPKLRSANRFSPLAWSLAVAVALVPPAVYRVSRIQAAAAHLQELQSQSRVGETVELGQSLLEMAPAMEYRNESFRDVLSRWERRQQQFIDELPRIADRLQQARLLAMLGLRHEALMLLDIEASPEHRSVEACLLAGTIYEHEHDWSQSLYWYERARAKLNLEDAASLPALASACRGIAWCHRKQGRFREAEAAYLQMLELRPDAESHWLLARFYEDAQAGQRAAHHLDAAIAAGGPKYAALAREMRSQLQSRSFGCLQVWRTQGVGVGVATRGSR from the coding sequence ATGGAACAGATCATCTCCCGATTCGCCGACGTTCAGTTGATTCAGCTAGCGGCGGTGCTGCCGCTCTGCTGGATGCTGACGCGGTCCGTCATTGGGCGATGGCAGATTCCCCTGGGTGGACTCGCCCTCCTGCTGTCCGCATTGGCCTGGTGGGAGCACGCCATCTGGCATGACCATCAGTCGCAAGTCAGCCTCTGGCCGACGGTGCTGCACCAGATGCTGGTGATCCTCCCGCTCGCTGCAGGTTCGCTGCTGTGGGGACACCGACTGGCCAGGTTCATCTCCCCAAAGCTCCGAAGCGCGAATCGGTTTTCACCTTTGGCATGGAGCCTGGCCGTCGCCGTCGCCCTGGTTCCCCCGGCCGTCTATCGCGTCAGCCGGATTCAGGCAGCCGCGGCCCACCTGCAGGAACTGCAGTCGCAGTCCCGCGTCGGAGAAACGGTCGAGCTGGGTCAGTCACTGCTCGAGATGGCGCCGGCCATGGAGTACCGGAACGAGTCGTTTCGAGACGTACTGTCCCGCTGGGAGCGGCGGCAGCAGCAGTTCATCGATGAACTCCCGCGGATCGCTGACCGTCTGCAGCAGGCCCGGCTGCTGGCCATGCTCGGACTGCGACACGAAGCACTGATGCTGCTCGACATCGAAGCTTCTCCGGAACACAGGTCGGTCGAAGCATGTCTGCTCGCAGGCACCATCTACGAGCACGAGCATGACTGGTCGCAGAGCCTGTACTGGTATGAGCGGGCCCGAGCGAAGCTGAACCTTGAAGACGCGGCTTCGCTGCCGGCACTCGCTTCAGCCTGTCGCGGCATCGCCTGGTGCCACCGCAAGCAGGGACGGTTCCGCGAGGCCGAGGCGGCATACCTGCAAATGCTCGAACTGCGGCCCGATGCAGAGTCGCACTGGCTGCTGGCCCGGTTCTACGAGGACGCGCAGGCAGGCCAGCGCGCAGCTCATCACCTGGATGCAGCCATCGCCGCTGGTGGCCCAAAGTACGCAGCGCTGGCACGCGAAATGAGATCACAGTTGCAGTCCCGTTCGTTCGGATGTCTGCAGGTCTGGCGAACGCAAGGCGTGGGCGTGGGCGTGGCAACGCGAGGTAGCCGCTGA
- the ycaC gene encoding isochorismate family cysteine hydrolase YcaC, producing the protein MSSSFEYRRLDRNDAAVLLVDHQSGLCNIVGDFSPDDFKNNVLALADSAKYFQLPTILTTSFEDGPNGPLVPELKELFPEAPYIARPGQINAWDNDDFVNAVKATGKKQLIIAGVVTEVCVAFPALSAIEEGYEVFVIADASGTFNQTTRDAAWARMSAAGVQLMTWFGAAAELHRDWRNDIEGLGTLFSNHLPAYRNLISSYNAAKS; encoded by the coding sequence ATGAGTTCCAGTTTCGAGTATCGACGTCTGGACAGGAACGATGCCGCGGTCCTTCTCGTGGACCACCAGTCCGGCCTGTGCAACATTGTCGGTGATTTCTCGCCCGACGACTTCAAGAATAATGTTCTGGCACTCGCCGACTCGGCGAAGTACTTCCAGCTGCCGACGATTCTGACGACAAGCTTCGAAGATGGCCCGAACGGTCCGCTTGTCCCGGAGCTCAAGGAATTGTTTCCGGAAGCCCCGTACATCGCCCGTCCGGGACAGATCAACGCCTGGGATAACGACGATTTCGTGAACGCCGTCAAGGCTACCGGCAAGAAGCAGCTGATCATCGCCGGCGTCGTCACCGAAGTCTGTGTCGCGTTTCCCGCCCTCTCGGCGATCGAAGAAGGGTACGAGGTCTTCGTGATTGCCGACGCGTCCGGCACGTTCAACCAGACGACCCGCGACGCGGCCTGGGCTCGCATGTCCGCTGCCGGAGTCCAGTTGATGACGTGGTTCGGAGCCGCCGCCGAGTTGCATCGCGACTGGCGGAATGACATCGAAGGGCTCGGCACCCTCTTCTCCAATCATCTGCCCGCCTACCGCAACCTCATCTCCAGCTACAACGCCGCGAAGTCGTAG
- a CDS encoding pirin family protein, with amino-acid sequence MKVVRQVIQDTSQHWVGDGFPVRSMFSYADGNRFDPFLLLDYAGPHSFPPATSVRGVGEHPHRGFETVTIVYQGELAHRDSTGSHGTIGPGDVQWMTAASGVVHEEFHSERFARTGGTLEMVQMWVNLPASEKRRPPRYQGLQAADIPQVPLPDEGGSVRVIAGQYHGTEGAAKTFTPIDVWDVQLARAGEFEFSLPDGHTALIVLQSGSVRINDADATAVGLVELDGTGTRVVVSADAAARLLFLTGAPIGEPVVGQGPFVMNSRDEIRQAIDDYREGRMGHLDSTESQPEE; translated from the coding sequence ATGAAAGTCGTCCGTCAGGTCATCCAGGACACTTCCCAGCACTGGGTCGGGGACGGGTTTCCCGTTCGCAGCATGTTCTCCTACGCAGACGGAAACCGGTTTGATCCGTTTCTGCTGCTCGACTACGCCGGTCCGCACTCGTTCCCGCCCGCAACGTCGGTTCGTGGAGTCGGCGAGCACCCGCACCGCGGCTTCGAGACCGTGACGATCGTCTATCAGGGTGAATTGGCGCATCGGGACTCGACGGGAAGCCACGGCACCATCGGCCCCGGTGACGTGCAGTGGATGACGGCAGCCTCCGGTGTGGTTCACGAAGAGTTTCACAGCGAACGCTTCGCCCGCACGGGCGGCACTCTCGAGATGGTGCAGATGTGGGTGAACCTGCCGGCCAGCGAGAAGAGGCGTCCTCCCCGGTACCAGGGGCTGCAGGCGGCCGATATACCGCAGGTTCCGCTTCCCGACGAGGGCGGGTCCGTTCGCGTCATTGCGGGGCAGTACCACGGGACCGAAGGTGCCGCAAAGACGTTCACCCCGATCGACGTCTGGGACGTCCAGCTTGCCAGGGCGGGTGAATTCGAGTTCTCCCTGCCGGACGGTCACACCGCTCTGATCGTCCTTCAGTCCGGAAGCGTCCGTATTAACGACGCAGACGCTACCGCCGTCGGACTGGTGGAGCTGGATGGGACCGGCACGCGGGTGGTCGTCTCTGCAGACGCAGCGGCCCGGCTGCTGTTCCTCACCGGCGCTCCCATCGGCGAACCGGTCGTCGGGCAGGGGCCGTTCGTCATGAACTCTCGCGACGAGATCCGACAGGCGATCGACGACTATCGCGAGGGTCGCATGGGCCATCTCGACTCGACCGAGAGCCAGCCGGAAGAGTAG
- a CDS encoding DUF5060 domain-containing protein: MSFILLVMALLFPPSGDASAQDSASVSGELKQWHKVTLTVDGPHAKETDSSPNPFTDYRMTVTFTHESGSPRYEVPGYFAADGNAGETSATEGNKWRAHLSPDKPGEWTYRVSFVKGRQVALDRQASGDAVEDCDGLTGSFEIAPTDKSGRDLRAHGRLEYVGKHYLRFAGSGEYFLKAGADAPETLLGYVDFDGTETRKVPLKTWQPHVRDWNEGDPTWKDGKGKGLIGALNYLAGKGCNVVSFLPYNAGGDGDNVWPFVAPEDKLHYDCSKLDQWQVVFDHGTALGMYLHFKLQETENDDNNRGHREAKATNVPASLDGGDLGIERKLYLRELIARFSYELALNWNLGEENTQSTKQQREMAQYIHDTDPYDHHIVVHTFPNQQDKVYLPLLGNKSTLTGASLQNSDIKDSHWQVVKWVSTSAEAGKPWVVAFDEAGNAQWGEPPDPGYEGFDGTDRQGKKVPFDLHDVRKQVLWGTLLAGGAGVEYYFGYQLPANDLTCEDFRSRDRSWDFCRIALDFFRDNNIPFHAMKNADDLVGNPEHDNSKYCFAKAGELYLVYLPDGGSTTLDLSNADGTYKVAWFNPRSGGELTDGSVAEVAGGETVRIGTPPADTDQDWLAIIRR; the protein is encoded by the coding sequence ATGAGCTTCATTCTGCTCGTTATGGCCCTGCTGTTCCCACCATCAGGGGATGCGAGTGCTCAGGACTCCGCCAGCGTGAGCGGAGAACTCAAGCAGTGGCACAAGGTGACACTGACGGTCGACGGCCCGCACGCAAAAGAAACAGACTCGTCTCCGAATCCCTTTACCGATTACCGGATGACGGTCACCTTCACCCACGAGTCCGGTTCCCCCCGCTATGAGGTCCCCGGCTACTTTGCGGCGGACGGCAATGCCGGAGAGACCTCGGCGACCGAAGGCAACAAGTGGCGAGCCCATCTCTCACCCGACAAACCGGGCGAGTGGACGTACCGTGTTTCGTTTGTGAAGGGCCGACAGGTAGCGCTCGATCGGCAGGCGTCCGGCGATGCCGTCGAAGACTGTGATGGCCTGACCGGCAGTTTCGAGATCGCTCCCACGGACAAGTCCGGACGGGACCTCCGTGCTCACGGCCGACTCGAATACGTCGGCAAGCACTATCTGCGGTTTGCCGGCAGCGGCGAGTACTTCCTCAAGGCGGGCGCGGACGCGCCCGAGACGCTGCTCGGCTATGTCGATTTCGACGGCACCGAGACCCGCAAGGTTCCGCTGAAGACCTGGCAGCCGCACGTTCGCGACTGGAATGAAGGCGATCCAACCTGGAAAGACGGTAAGGGCAAAGGCCTCATCGGGGCGTTGAACTACCTGGCCGGCAAAGGCTGCAACGTCGTTTCCTTTCTGCCGTACAACGCCGGCGGCGACGGTGACAATGTCTGGCCCTTCGTCGCTCCCGAAGACAAGCTGCACTACGACTGCTCCAAGCTCGATCAGTGGCAGGTCGTCTTCGACCACGGGACGGCCCTGGGCATGTATCTGCACTTCAAGCTGCAGGAAACCGAGAACGACGACAACAACAGGGGACACAGGGAAGCCAAGGCGACCAACGTACCAGCCTCCCTGGACGGAGGCGACCTCGGTATCGAGCGTAAGCTCTATCTGCGGGAGCTGATTGCCCGCTTCAGCTACGAACTGGCGCTCAACTGGAACCTGGGGGAAGAGAACACACAGTCGACGAAGCAGCAGCGTGAGATGGCACAGTACATCCACGACACCGATCCCTACGATCATCACATCGTTGTGCATACGTTTCCGAACCAGCAGGACAAGGTGTACCTGCCGCTCCTGGGGAACAAGTCGACTCTCACGGGGGCGTCGCTGCAGAACAGCGACATCAAGGACAGCCACTGGCAGGTCGTCAAGTGGGTCAGCACCTCGGCCGAAGCGGGCAAACCGTGGGTAGTCGCCTTTGACGAAGCCGGTAATGCCCAGTGGGGCGAGCCCCCCGATCCCGGCTACGAAGGCTTCGACGGGACGGACCGCCAGGGCAAGAAGGTTCCGTTCGATCTGCACGACGTACGCAAGCAGGTTCTGTGGGGTACGCTGCTCGCCGGTGGAGCGGGTGTCGAGTACTACTTCGGCTATCAGCTCCCCGCGAACGATCTGACGTGCGAGGACTTTCGCAGCCGGGACAGGTCGTGGGACTTCTGTCGCATCGCGCTCGACTTCTTCCGGGACAACAACATCCCGTTCCATGCGATGAAGAACGCAGACGATCTCGTCGGCAACCCGGAGCACGACAACTCGAAGTACTGCTTCGCGAAGGCGGGAGAACTGTACCTGGTTTACCTTCCCGACGGTGGCTCGACGACGCTGGACCTGTCGAATGCGGACGGCACGTACAAGGTTGCCTGGTTCAACCCCCGATCCGGCGGAGAACTGACGGACGGTTCCGTCGCGGAGGTGGCCGGCGGCGAAACGGTTCGCATCGGCACTCCACCTGCGGACACCGACCAGGACTGGCTCGCCATCATTCGACGATAA
- a CDS encoding DUF4198 domain-containing protein yields MRRTRYCAQLLPVLLVVAGCTGGAHQYDVVPVSGVVTCEGKPVANAIVQFSPAEKEGRAEGRPGRAAFGKTDEQGRFTLSTYGEDDGAIVGTHTVSVGPAPTEDTAERPNKFACADSTLQVTVEPGADDLTLDF; encoded by the coding sequence ATGAGAAGAACTCGGTATTGCGCTCAGCTGTTGCCCGTCCTGCTCGTCGTCGCAGGCTGTACCGGCGGCGCTCATCAGTACGATGTCGTTCCGGTCAGCGGCGTTGTCACCTGTGAAGGCAAGCCGGTCGCCAACGCAATCGTGCAGTTCTCCCCCGCTGAGAAAGAAGGACGCGCGGAGGGACGCCCCGGACGGGCCGCGTTCGGGAAGACCGATGAACAGGGCCGTTTCACGCTGTCGACGTACGGCGAAGACGATGGAGCCATTGTCGGGACGCACACGGTGAGCGTCGGCCCCGCTCCCACAGAGGACACCGCCGAACGGCCGAACAAGTTCGCCTGCGCCGATTCGACGCTGCAAGTTACGGTCGAACCGGGTGCGGACGATCTGACGCTCGACTTCTGA
- a CDS encoding DUF1559 family PulG-like putative transporter — protein sequence MFTSTLHRRRGFTLIELLVVIAIIAILIALLLPAVQQAREAARRTQCKNNLKQLALALHNYHDTYRVFPPGAVLPSTPNITWPPPNPNNPMARTAGWTWSMYIMPMVDQAPLYNATVSTYDLMGLAVNDPAVLPQLQRPLAAFRCPSDTGPDINEAPSEHHFLFGLTNAGSDWYIDGSTAGPRVALATSNYVVSHHHRVHQRGSQGGTIWQWTGGFGFNSKTRMRDITDGTTNTICIGERAYRLGNEMTHAATWAGCASAMHDDCIDDSWFTARAPINPRQGFWGSFQRQQALSSLHEGGVQVAMFDGSVRFLSENIEFIFPAGNNNSAADSIYEYLIHMQDGAVIGQF from the coding sequence ATGTTCACTTCAACGCTCCACCGACGACGCGGCTTCACGCTCATCGAGCTGCTGGTGGTCATTGCCATTATCGCGATTCTGATTGCATTGCTGCTGCCGGCGGTGCAGCAGGCGCGGGAAGCGGCCCGCCGCACGCAGTGTAAGAACAACCTCAAACAGCTCGCGCTCGCTCTCCACAACTACCACGATACATACCGGGTGTTTCCGCCAGGAGCCGTGCTTCCGTCGACACCCAATATCACATGGCCGCCGCCCAACCCGAACAATCCGATGGCTCGGACCGCCGGATGGACATGGAGCATGTACATCATGCCGATGGTCGACCAGGCTCCGTTGTACAACGCCACCGTCAGCACGTACGACCTGATGGGACTCGCTGTCAACGACCCCGCCGTCCTCCCCCAACTGCAGCGTCCGCTGGCGGCGTTCCGCTGCCCGTCAGACACGGGACCGGACATCAATGAAGCGCCGAGCGAGCACCACTTTCTCTTCGGCCTGACCAATGCCGGCTCCGACTGGTACATCGACGGGTCCACGGCCGGCCCACGCGTGGCGCTGGCCACCTCGAACTACGTCGTCTCGCATCACCACCGTGTCCACCAGCGCGGCAGCCAGGGGGGCACGATCTGGCAATGGACGGGAGGCTTCGGCTTCAACAGCAAAACCCGGATGCGCGACATTACCGACGGTACGACAAACACAATCTGCATCGGCGAACGGGCGTACCGGCTGGGCAACGAAATGACGCACGCCGCGACATGGGCCGGCTGCGCCTCCGCCATGCACGACGACTGCATCGACGACTCGTGGTTCACGGCGCGCGCTCCCATCAATCCGCGTCAGGGATTCTGGGGCAGCTTTCAGCGGCAACAGGCACTCAGCAGCCTGCATGAAGGGGGCGTCCAGGTCGCTATGTTTGACGGCTCCGTCCGGTTTCTCTCGGAGAACATCGAGTTCATTTTTCCTGCCGGAAACAACAACTCGGCCGCCGACAGCATCTACGAGTACCTGATTCACATGCAGGATGGTGCCGTCATCGGACAGTTCTGA
- a CDS encoding LysR family transcriptional regulator: MTISPADRAAMLSVQQLRTFCAVYRYQGYAAAEPHLGLAVPTMWEQIKSLEQVYRNPLFERQGRKIVPTPLADMLYRQILPILAGLESSFEIVEEHAGGLPDRVSIVTGVRMMLEELGEPLREFQKVYPDVRLRLMHADNITAQQRVLDEEADLALLIEPPPALARPGLTYRRLYSLDAMAVLPRRHRLSKATTVTLADVIDDPLIVGNAQTVGRQLLEHALYRQGLLPRLRISAETDNSAFTIACVRARLGVGIIAGTLKGGLLKQVVAKSLRDELGRTFVVAALREGREPTALLGSLLKALEGASGQ, translated from the coding sequence ATGACCATTTCTCCCGCTGATCGTGCAGCCATGCTTTCGGTGCAGCAACTGCGGACGTTCTGCGCCGTGTACCGGTATCAGGGATATGCAGCCGCGGAGCCGCATCTCGGGCTGGCGGTTCCCACAATGTGGGAGCAGATCAAGTCGCTCGAGCAGGTCTACCGGAATCCCCTGTTCGAGCGTCAGGGGCGGAAGATCGTTCCGACGCCGCTGGCCGACATGCTGTATCGCCAGATTCTGCCGATTCTTGCCGGCCTCGAGTCGTCGTTCGAAATTGTGGAGGAGCATGCCGGTGGTCTTCCCGACCGCGTTTCGATCGTTACGGGCGTCCGTATGATGCTCGAAGAACTCGGCGAACCGCTGCGCGAGTTCCAGAAAGTGTATCCTGACGTGCGACTGCGGCTGATGCACGCGGATAATATCACGGCTCAGCAGCGGGTCCTCGACGAAGAGGCGGACCTGGCATTGCTGATCGAGCCGCCACCCGCTCTCGCGCGTCCCGGCCTGACGTACCGGCGGCTGTATTCGCTGGACGCGATGGCGGTCCTGCCGCGACGACATCGGTTGTCGAAAGCCACGACGGTCACATTGGCGGACGTTATCGACGACCCGCTCATTGTGGGAAACGCTCAAACGGTCGGTCGCCAGCTCCTGGAACATGCGCTGTACCGTCAAGGTCTGCTCCCGCGTCTGCGAATCTCCGCCGAAACTGACAACAGTGCTTTTACGATTGCCTGCGTGCGTGCCCGACTGGGAGTGGGGATCATTGCCGGGACGCTGAAGGGAGGGCTGCTGAAGCAGGTCGTCGCGAAATCGCTGAGGGACGAGCTGGGGAGAACCTTTGTCGTGGCGGCCCTCCGCGAGGGCCGGGAACCGACCGCACTGCTCGGTTCGCTGCTGAAAGCGCTGGAGGGGGCATCCGGGCAGTAG
- a CDS encoding MFS transporter, which translates to MNEPAATRQRYILVLLLFLHTVNTYMDRVCISAAKLSMQEDISGLTDQMMGYVFGIFAVGYALFQIPAGWFSDRVGPRRALTIIVIIWSLFTAMTGAVFTAISLLVVRFLFGVGEAGAYPGATRALYRWLPPKERGIGQGIFHSGARVGAAFSLVAMPAIIDVIGWRWTFVANAVIGLVWVAVWWFWYRDRPEEHPAVNPAESELIERGIQDQETPNATLPFIQIVTSANVLLAMFQYAASNITFFISITWLRPYVEDRWGSDAANLTFVPLLVGAVALWVSGYTVTTLHRRGMPVLSRRIPAMAGYLLGAIGMLMCTQTSGSDSVWPLIASFSLALFGVEMTLSPSWAFCMDIGGERSGAVSGAMNMVGNLGAALSAVLFPYFVAHVTLPYLAPSSGSADSFFVFAAGMNGLAVVAWLFMDPLRPLPHLPPGALQKRMYGFLALMVVVVAALVYAKLFLG; encoded by the coding sequence ATGAATGAACCAGCGGCCACCCGGCAGCGATACATCCTCGTGCTGCTGCTGTTTCTTCACACGGTCAACACCTATATGGACCGCGTGTGCATCTCGGCGGCCAAGCTCTCGATGCAGGAGGACATCTCCGGGCTGACCGACCAGATGATGGGCTACGTCTTCGGCATCTTCGCTGTCGGCTACGCACTGTTTCAGATCCCTGCCGGATGGTTCAGCGACCGTGTCGGCCCACGTCGCGCGTTGACGATCATCGTGATCATCTGGAGCCTGTTCACTGCCATGACCGGCGCGGTCTTCACCGCCATCAGCCTGCTCGTGGTCCGGTTTCTGTTTGGAGTCGGTGAGGCAGGAGCCTATCCGGGCGCGACGCGGGCACTCTACCGCTGGTTGCCACCCAAAGAGCGGGGAATCGGCCAGGGGATTTTCCATTCCGGCGCACGTGTCGGTGCCGCCTTCTCACTTGTTGCGATGCCGGCGATCATCGACGTTATCGGATGGCGATGGACTTTCGTTGCCAATGCCGTAATCGGCCTGGTGTGGGTGGCGGTCTGGTGGTTCTGGTATCGCGACCGACCTGAAGAACATCCCGCGGTGAATCCGGCCGAGTCCGAATTGATCGAGCGGGGCATTCAGGACCAGGAAACACCGAACGCGACGCTGCCGTTCATCCAGATCGTCACCTCGGCCAACGTGCTGCTGGCAATGTTTCAGTACGCCGCAAGCAACATCACTTTCTTCATCAGCATCACCTGGCTGCGGCCTTACGTCGAAGATCGCTGGGGAAGTGATGCCGCAAACCTCACGTTCGTGCCGCTTCTCGTCGGTGCCGTGGCGTTGTGGGTTTCCGGCTACACGGTCACGACGCTGCATCGCCGGGGGATGCCGGTCCTCTCACGACGAATACCGGCCATGGCTGGCTACCTTCTTGGTGCGATCGGGATGCTGATGTGCACACAGACGTCCGGATCGGACTCGGTCTGGCCACTCATCGCCAGCTTCTCGTTGGCGCTGTTCGGCGTCGAGATGACGCTCAGCCCGAGCTGGGCCTTCTGCATGGACATCGGCGGCGAACGCTCCGGTGCCGTCTCGGGGGCCATGAACATGGTCGGTAACCTCGGTGCAGCACTGAGTGCCGTCCTGTTCCCGTACTTCGTCGCGCACGTCACTCTGCCGTACCTCGCACCGTCGTCGGGGTCGGCCGATTCGTTCTTCGTCTTTGCCGCCGGCATGAACGGGCTGGCTGTCGTCGCGTGGCTGTTCATGGATCCGCTGCGTCCACTGCCACATCTGCCCCCCGGGGCACTGCAGAAGCGGATGTACGGATTTCTGGCCCTGATGGTCGTTGTCGTTGCCGCACTCGTTTACGCGAAGCTGTTTCTGGGATAG
- a CDS encoding Gfo/Idh/MocA family protein, whose translation MGTPERLRGVGVGAGWFSRFHYDAWSKIAAVDMVAVCDLEPQNAEHASATLGGAAVYTEASKMLRETRPDFVDVITRPESHLSIVRSAAELGIHVICQKPLAPSFEQAREIVALAEAAGIRLMVHENFRFQPWHRELKSLIAAGAIGDDLHMVAVRTRLGDGWQPDAYQSRQPYFATMPRLLVYETGVHFIDVMRYFAGEIDGVFASLRRLNHQIAGEDTGLLFFEFASGARGTWDASRYHEPDCENPRYTFGEFLIEGSQGSLRLDYDGRIRIQPLGEPSRKHAYAHSHAGFAGDCVYFTQQHFVEALLNGKPFETGGTDYLKTLAVQEAVYRSASSGQPVRGLTAGADHADR comes from the coding sequence ATGGGAACTCCGGAGCGATTGCGGGGTGTCGGTGTGGGAGCTGGCTGGTTCAGTCGCTTCCACTACGACGCCTGGTCGAAGATCGCCGCAGTGGACATGGTCGCGGTCTGCGACCTGGAACCGCAGAACGCAGAGCACGCCTCCGCGACACTCGGCGGTGCTGCGGTCTACACCGAAGCCTCGAAGATGTTGCGCGAGACCCGGCCCGACTTCGTCGACGTCATTACCCGCCCGGAGTCACACCTGTCGATCGTACGGTCCGCAGCGGAGCTCGGCATCCATGTCATCTGCCAGAAGCCGCTGGCGCCGTCCTTCGAGCAGGCACGCGAGATCGTCGCGTTGGCCGAGGCCGCCGGAATCCGCCTGATGGTGCACGAAAACTTTCGTTTTCAGCCGTGGCACCGCGAACTCAAGTCGCTGATCGCGGCGGGGGCGATCGGCGACGACCTGCACATGGTGGCAGTCCGCACGCGGCTGGGGGACGGCTGGCAACCGGACGCCTACCAGTCGCGACAACCCTACTTCGCCACAATGCCCCGGCTGCTCGTCTATGAAACGGGCGTCCACTTCATCGACGTGATGCGATACTTCGCCGGTGAGATCGACGGCGTTTTCGCGTCGCTTCGCCGCCTCAATCATCAGATTGCGGGAGAGGACACCGGACTGCTTTTCTTCGAGTTCGCCAGCGGCGCACGCGGCACATGGGACGCCAGCCGGTATCACGAACCGGACTGTGAGAATCCGCGGTACACGTTCGGCGAGTTTCTCATCGAAGGAAGTCAGGGCTCGCTTCGGCTGGACTACGACGGACGGATTCGCATCCAGCCGCTGGGAGAACCATCCCGGAAACATGCATATGCCCATTCGCACGCAGGTTTCGCAGGCGATTGCGTCTACTTCACACAACAACACTTCGTCGAGGCCCTGCTGAACGGAAAACCTTTCGAGACCGGAGGCACCGACTACCTCAAGACCCTCGCAGTGCAGGAAGCCGTTTATCGTTCTGCGTCGAGCGGACAGCCGGTGCGTGGATTGACCGCAGGAGCTGATCATGCGGATCGTTGA